AAATCAAGCAAATCAGCTAAAGGAGCTGAGGTGGGTTTTGCTACACCATTCGGAAGCTTAAGGCCTCCAGGAGCAACCGTCGGGGCATGTTTATTTGCTGAAATAGTTGCTTGTGTAGCAGTAGCCCGCTTCACCAGATAACTAGCTTCGTCCAATACAGGCATACGTTCAAGCAAAGATGATCTGCATTTGAAACCAGGCACTCTCAGATTTATATTTTTcataggaaaaaaaaactaaacaaaTCTACTGCAGTAACGTCTAAAACCACCTGATAGACTGATGTCTTTGTATTATGGAACTGAATTCAATTGATCTTTGCTGTAGTTCAAGCACAGCATTCTCCTTATTCCGAGCAACTATTTGTTTCACCCTcctgttaaaaaaaataaataaagccacAGTATTTAACAATGCAGTATTACACTATAAGAATCACCTAGTTATGGTAAATGTTTTGCATGACATGATAAGCGTAGTATTTTTAAGGCTATAAAAGAGCACCATAATTGGAATAACTGCCACAGATACGATGAAGTTAGAGCCTTAGAGGTAGATGTTGTATAAAATAACTAAGGACATATATATCACCATGTGTCTAAGTTGTCAACACCCAGAAATATGTGATAAGCTTTTCAAGAACATAACTTAAAGGCAGTATTAAAAAAGATGAGGAAATCGTATATGGTGGTGTACCAACAATGACTACCATAATGTACAGATAAATACAGCATAACATGGTTCTTAAAAAGATGAGGAAATTCTACATGGTGGTGTACCACCAATGACTACCATAATGTACAGATAAATACAGCATAACACGGTTCTTCTGTGTGTACAAGGAACAACGTTCCCACAATTTAATGACCGGCGAGTCTGAAGTTCACTCGTGGTAAGAGTAGGAGATAAAAAGGTTGCACAGATTTATGGATTAAGTCCACTTTACTAGCCCAAACTCAAGTTCAGGTCTGCAAAGCGCTCTCCCactaaacaacaacaacaacaacaacaacaacatagccttttttcccaagcaagttggggtaggctagagatgaaacccgaaagaatcATTTAATTTTCACTAGCaattttaatatatatataggacccacatgtcagcatCTATCGCCTTTCTTATTCATAATTATCTTCCCCAAAATAAACAGAACAAACAAGATGGACATGCTCCCTGCTCGACATAGGCCTGCCTACTCAGATGCTACACTGCTCGAAATGCTCTGTCTACTTGTATACATCATTGAAAACCAGGTTAGTTAGGGCGCGTGAGAGAGTTTTGCACCAGTTCTGTGGATAAAAACTTGATATTCATTTGCAAATTAATCAGGAACGTCATGAATACAAGAGAATAATGACAAAAGAATACAAGTTCATAGTTAAGAGAACTGCATCTTTGAGTTGGTATTTTGTGCGACAACTATGAGGTCAAGTTGAAAGAAAGATATCTTACTCTGAGGTCGATGGAAATCGTGAGGAGAGCTTCAGAAGAGCAACAAGACACATAGCTCCAGTTGTCGCATCTGCAGAGTGGCGGTTAAGAGCGATCTCTACAGCATCCACAGCATCAGATTCTGTTACCTGAACAAGTTAATGTATTTCACAAGATGTATGACAAGTTACAAATGACACTAAAAACACAGGATAGATTGCTTATACAACAATGTAGACAAGTAAAAGTCCAACCTTGGAAAAAGATTCTTAAGAAATATAATTCATTTATCTCAAGCTACATGTCTAAATTAATATTAAGGCCACCTGGCATGCATATATAGATAAACAAATAATGTGCATAGAATTTCTGGAATAATCACCCTTGTTTAGAACTTTAGATGGGCTGGGATGGCTGCCTGCCCAGCTCATTCTAGTAGAAGTTAGAACAGACAACAGCAGAACTTAAACATGTGACAGTTATTTAGTAGTTCATACAGTTGGGAGCACAATCAAGCAAGTTCAGAGGGTTAAAAAAGAACAAATCCTGCAACAAATTGTCCACTCACCGTAATTTTTTCCTCCCCATCCAGCATGCCAACATTGTTCACCAGCATTTCACCATATTCACCAATGCACCAAACAGCTACTCTCACTAAACTTCCCTAAATAATATAATATTGACAAAATTACGGACATCAGGTAGGATGAGATGGAATGGCGTGCACTATGAAGAGTATAAAATTTTCCCTAACCTGTTTGCCATATGCTTGCAAGGCCTTATACAATGACCTCACTGAATATCCTTGAAGCTCTGATGCATTGCTTAATACAACAATAAGGGCATGGCATACATCATCCTTCACATGATTTCCAGCCTGTTAAATAATAAGAATGAAACATGAATTTGGCTCGTTTTTGTACATCTAATAAGGCAAGACAACTCAAGTTTGACATCTCCCACTATGTCAAAATAATGGACTGAAACATAACTAGGAACAGTCCACAAGTATACCAGTAACTTTGTGTGCAAAGATAGTAATATTTGTGAAGTTTAAGCAGGCTATGACAAATTTTATGTCATAGTGGAAATGCCTTGCATCCTTTAGAGGTTTCTGTGTGCATGCTGTAAGCATGAGGTACAAAACGGCAAGGAGAAATGCAAGAAGACACAGATCATAAGAACAGGCAGAGTTTCTTCCTCAATGGGTATGTTTGGACACTAGGATAGCTGCCAAAGAAATTCTAAAGCTTCCTTCCCTGCAGTTTTGTATCAATGTGTGCTAATGCAGTTAATATCCCTCATTTGAATATCCAGGTTGTACTATACACAGACTTAAGGTGTTCCATATTTAAGAGCATGCAATGCAAGTTGAACAGACTTGCCCAGAAGATGAAGAAATGACTAAAAAAGATGCAAGGTTAGAAGTATTGaaagaaacataaaaaaaaattgtgttcTATGAGCACATATTTTTTAATATTAAAATATCTCCACAGTACTTAGGTACTTACCAGAGATAAAACCTTGAACATCTGATCAAGGTACCATAACTTCTCTTGAGAAAACCTATTGGACATGCAACATTGTTAAACGCTCCACGAGGCAACTAGAAACTAACAGAATAAATAGATACTAACTTTTCAACTATTGAGCATATCTTTGATGTGAGATCTCCTTTAAAGTCTGGATCCGCAATGCTTAAGTAATCAATGAGCTCTTTAGTCAGAGGCTTTACATTTGTGTCATTGACTAGCAGAAAAACAAGTTCAAGGGCCCTTTTGCGAATGGAGGCATCGGCATCCTGAAAGATGCACAGACAATAGAAATGTTAAAAACCAGAATAACAGAACTAGGTTGCTGGAAACAGTAAATGTCAGGCTTGATCATACACAATTATGAACTAATGGATCATACACTGTGAACCCTTGATTTTTAGATTGAATGCATTGCAAGAGCAGTAACATAGAATCCAGCTTTAGCAAATACAGGAGAAGTACTCAAAACCAAGGGCACAGGATTAGCGAATCTACAGAAAGGTCCCGGCACAACATTTGGACTAGATAAGCCAACAGCTTTGAcacacacatttgttcatttaAGATCCTTTCAAAGTTGAAAATAGAAGGCAGGTCTACAGTGTACACTAAGTTAGCACGCTATAAGGTATCTGCACAAAGGCGAATGCCTAAATTTTGGTAGTATTATGCTAATTTGCTGAATGTTATGAAGCGTTGTCCTGTAGCATAATATGAGGATTCTTAATCTAATGTCATACATACATAGGCATGAATTAGCGCGAGGTATAGTAAGACAAGCACTCAGCATGGATAGAGTTGCATGTATTGTTACCTTTACACACTCTAATATTGTTGTCCTGTGCCTCTGCACCGCCAGTGCATCAACTGCAATGGCCCTCATAAGCATGTTAAGAGCAACATATCTGAAAGAGGACAGGGTGACAGGCAGAGTAACTCCATCTATGGAGCAGATAGGTAAACCAATAAACATTTCATTTATAAAATGTGAAATAACATAACCAACGGCAACCAATTGTTCCATATATTATTGCTTGAAAAATAGTTAGTTAGTTACAACTGAATCAAATTTCATAAGCTATAGCCACAAGCTCAACATAATTACTGATTAAACTAGCAGATCAATCAAGAAAGGTAAAAGAAATTATTCACAAACAGTTtggtttatttttttaaaaaaagaaaagagggtcAAGAACGAAAAGCAGAGAAGGTTGACCTTATATTGTTATCACGGTTTGACAAGAATCTACCCAAAATATTAATTGCCAGAACACGTAAACCACTAGTAGCTTCAATGCCCATTATTGTCTGGACACATTCATACAGAATGGCATTTCCAGCATTCTTGTTTGAGTCAGTTTTTGTTGCAACCTGGATAAACATAAATACCATGGTTAACTATCCACTTCAATATGCAAACAAATGGTCATGCAGATGAAAATAGGGTTGACCATGGGGAAAAATTAGTAAATAGGGAAGGTCTTGGAATCCAACATAGGCACCACCTACAGAGGGTCTAATGGAAATATGTCATAGTTTAGTTAGCACAGCATGAAATACATGAGTCATCCATTATGGGCTAaataatgcaaaaaaaaactagttcATGTTATTCTATAACACATCTATAAGATTCCAAGTCTGCTCTGATTGAAAGGCAAAACCAAGAGACATAtgcaatcaagaaaaagattatGACTAAAAGATACATGCCCGTGCCCTTGCTTTGTTAGATGGACAGTAAATGATAGTGTTCTACATGTGAAACCGAAGATAAAGGTTGATCAATCACCTGAGCAAGAATATCATTCATATATTCACTGCAATCTGCATCGCCTTGACCCAAGATGCGCATAAGTTTCAGAACTCGAATATGCAAGAATGGATCAGCAATTCCAGAAACATCATACTCAGGAGCATATGAACTATTGGACACATCTCTCAGTATGCGAACCAGACCTTCAATGCAGTTCTGCAAATGAGATGAAATGTAAAAGTGTATGAGGATAACGCATATGTCAGCCTCTCAGATATTATATTACCATTTTCAGCATCAAAAATATTAATGTGAAATattacaaacttgtgcattaaataTCAAATAGGATCATTTAAATTATTATAAGAAAAATGTTAGACAGAGAAATTACATGTTTTCGGTTGATCTTTTTCCGTGCACTTACCTGTCATGCTATTTGTGATGTTGGGTGCAAGAAATAAATGTCCTTACCTTCCTCAGGTACTCCAGAGCATCTTTGCTGGCTTTGCATAGTTCTGTGCAGAGCTGAATTGCAGATATAAGAACCCCATGGTGTTTTTCTTTCAACAGTGATGCAGCCAGGGCCATGAAGTTCTCCGCCAAATCTGGCACTTTTCGTACGATCCTTATAGAGCACAAAGCAGCCTAATAACCAAGTAGAAATATAccataaattaaaaaaaataccaGTAGAAATAATCAAATAATGATAGAAAGGCACAAGGTAAGCCCTGCATCCAAACATACTCATATAGTAGTTTACAAAGACTAATTGATGAAAAAGTTTACAGAGCGACTAAATTTGGTGGTTCCAATAAGTATGTTATTTCCAATCAACCTAGGTCAATTCCTTGAAATAACACAAGTCAATAATTCACTCGTTCAGCTGTCAGTGTTTGTCTTCGCCCTGCTCGACTGGACTCGTCTACTGGGATTGAATTACAGAGTATACAGGTACGTACCTTTTTCTTTGTATTGACTTCCCTACTGCGCATCAATCTCTCCACTTCTGGCGACAGATCCCGTGCCATTTCGGCAGAGCAGATGTTACCAAGCGCACACAATGCAAGGCCCACGATGAACTGGTTCGGGTGGTTGAGATCTCTGCCCCAAATTAAGCACTACCATTACTCAAAACTCGGTACACCATTTGAGGAAACAACACTCGCAGCAGTGACATTGCAGGGACAGTGTCGAGCGGGCCTACTGTTTGAGGGAGTTGGTGACGAGCATAAGCACCTCCTGCCGCTCGTCGAGGAGCAGCATGAGGCCGAGATAGCCCACCCGCTTCTCCGGGTACCCCGCGGCCGCGATGAGCTTAAGGCACTCCATATGGGCGAAATGGGTGGGGTAGCCGAGCATGTGGATGAACATGAGCTTGGCCATGTTCCTGTGCCGGAGCGCCGGCTCATTCTCGCTGATAGCCGTGCGTATCGCCGCGCACTCACGCCGCACCACcgcgcgctcctccgccgccgtttTGCACGCGCGTATCGCGCGTATCATATCCCTGCGGGGCAGCTCACGAAGCGCGGTTACAGCATTGGCACGCACGAGTGCTCCAGATCCGGCGCGGGTTGGGGGGAATTCTGGGGCGGCAGGGGGTTCTCACCGGAGGCGTGTGCCGGAGGAGAAGGAACTCATAGCGATGTCCGAGGCAAAGTCCTCGACGATCTTCTCGACCGTATCCATGCCGAGATCTCGGAGAGgacacgccgccgcgcgcggaggcggagaggcgaGCAGCGGGATCTGACGCCAAGGTGGTTGGGGCGGGAAGCAGCGGAAGGCGAGGCGTGTGCGTGTCGAGCGAGGTGGACGAACGGGGGCCTCGCCGGATCTGGAGACTGGATGGAAATGGTGATACTGGAGGGTGGAATGTGCGAATTTTGTTCGTTTGTATTTTGTTTCTGTTGGGCCTATATTTGGATCGACGAATTTTGACCAAATGCGCGCAATTTCGATTGCCGTCTTGGAATTCAATCGAAAACCAACCATCGCGTGtatttagatccgtaaaatggtggtaaaaagagtcatatcggacactgtagcacactgtggtatttttcgtttgtatgtaataattgttgtcctactcTGACCTAACTAgattcaaaagattcgtctcgtcgtgtacatcaaatttatgcaattagtttttttatttatctacatttaatgttccatacataaggcaaaagatttgatgtgataggtgaatagtgaagtttggagagagaaattttggaattaaacacAGCCCATAGTCTTTCGGAAATTTGGAATTTTCGTATAGATTTTGTGCCGAAACAGTTTAATTTCCCAAGACATTATAGGAGATCTCCCATGTTTAGTCTTCGGAATGGTGCAGTCCAGTTCGGCCCAGGTCCTAAATTACTGGCCCGACAACAACATGTAGCTTGGGATTTCGGCCTGATTGACTCCAGCATTTTCTTGACCCGGCCCGACAAATGCTGAAACGCGGTAGGACGTTGAATTGATGGTCGTGAATTCGTGATTGGTACAATCTTCCAGAGCACGAGCATGATTCCAGTCCCAGTGACGTTTCTCGTACAGGTATGATGGATGCATACCGATGCAGTTGCTCTGACTGAATGAAAGGAGCAGACAGATGCTATtttgggccctgtttggtttactGCTAGTACTACTAGCACACATTTCCCGAGAAAAGAACCTtcaatgcatgaagtactaaacgaagtttatttgcaaaactttttcatggatgggtgtaacttttcacgacgaatctaatgatagtaattaatcgatgatttgctacagtgatgctacagtaactattctcgaatcgtgcggtcaaaggcctcgttaggttcgtctcgcgaagtagaacacggctgtggagttagttttgtaaattatctttatttagtacccttaattattggtcaaaatttttgtgctacttgtgtTAACCTAAACCAGGGCCTTGATGTCATCTGAACGACAAAATTTGggacggcgagggcgaggccCAGGATCTCTCGTTCAATGACACCAGTACACCCGCCCGTTCAAGGACGGGTCTGTGGCATGTGGGGACAGCTACTAGTAGCAACCAAACCTGAAAGACGCCAGCGCCATCAGCCATGTGAATCTCCGGTAGCTGAGGTTCTGGACGACACGATCCTGACAGGTATAGCCATAGCCGGTCGAGAAAGAAATCGGTGGATCGATGAAGCCTGATCCGCTGCTGCGCGGCGCGTGACGTCAGGAGCGGAGGGACGCCGACAAGGCGGAGTGGTACGGGACAAGGGTGTCCGAGAGACCCGGCATGGTCGGGGGACACGCGAGATACGGTAGTTTCCGCCTCCCTTCGACCCTTCTCCTCCAAGCCATGCGCTCTCGTCTCGTGCCCCAACACCGAATCTGCAGGTTTCCTGCGTGCTCGTTTTTTTCTACGCCGAGCTATGATTTTTCCATGGGAGACTATTGGAGGCATCGAGCTGTGGATGAGTGGAGCCGAAGATCTCGTGCTGGGGAGCATTGCGCATAAACAATGGCCTACTGGCGGCCTCGAGTCCCAGAGGCTCCCCTTCTTTTTTACCCCTTCCGACCGACGtggtggccgccgcggccgccgagcgAACGAGCGCTCGACATGTCTGTGAACATCTGGCTGGGAGCTCGACCAGGTCTCCGCGCCGAGCTCTAGCGGAGCAAGACACTGTGCGTGTCCCCCGGCCGGCGATGCAGTGCGGCGCACGCCAAAGAGGCCGGAAGCGCGTCGGAAACGGGAGGGCGCCGAGCTCCCCCGGCGCAGGAGAGGCTCTAGGCACCGAGATGGCGATTCCACGGGCACCCAACCAACCCACGGCCGGAGCAACCGGGGCCGCGGCTGCGATGTGCCTTGACCCGATAGACAATTGAGCCCCCGCGCACGCGCCACGGATCGTATTGGCGCAACGGCTGACGCGCGGCCACATGCCTGTCCGGTGCGCCACATGCTTGTGCCCTGCTCGCGCCACCCGAGTCGCCGACGGCGGCCGGCTTCCATGTTGAGTTCCCTGACCCCTGCCCACGCGCCCGATCGCGGGCGCCGGCGTGCACGCCCGGCGAAGAGCGAGCGCTAGCATTACCGCCGCAACATTCGAGTCTATCTAGCTACTGCCCCGGATGGCGTCGATGGCCAGACCGATCGGCTTGCAGACCGTCGCATCACGTCTCGCCGTGCGGTGATAAGCCGGCAAGGCAACTGAGCATCGATGCACCGAATTCGACAGTGGACACGAGTGTCACATGACAGCAGATGGCATGGCTCTGCCTGCGTTGAGAGATTGACTCCTACTAGCAGCTCAGGCTGTCAACGCTCTGTTGCACTCCAGCACAGCACGAAAGGAACAAAAGCCACCGGCGCCGGTGCAGTGGATTACCACTAAAGCACACACGAGACTGACGCGGGTCCTGTCGGTAGGCTACAAGAAATAATCAAGGCAACCTTTGCCTTTGGACGGCCACGGGCCTTGCTCTGCTCAACAGGCAGGCAGACAGATTGGCCGCCTTTGGGCCCCCCTGAACCCCGACAAGCTGCCTCCCGCTGCATCGATTCCTCCTGATCGTCTTCGCTGGCAGGCACCGCACGTCTCTCTCCCCTATATATGCTCGGCATCTCGTCCTCATCCCTGTCATCTCATCTGAATTCCAAACCTCTTCTCGTGCAGCAAGGATCACCAAAACTCGTAGCTTTAATTTGCCAGCGAGAAgacagcagcagctagctgcaAGAATAGAGGATCGATTGATCGAACGATCAGCAAGCAGTTGAGCACGACGACATGGAGCTGGAGCTCGGGCTGGCGCCACCGAACGCGCACCATCCCATGATCAAcaaccacctcgccgtcgccgacgagcTCAGCAGCAGCTCGTCGGATTCTTCTGCGCGCGGGAAGAGAGGGTTCAGGGAGGCGTTCCAGCAGGAGACGCTGCTGCCGCTTTTCGACGACGGCTCGtgcaggaagaacaagaagccgCTTGTTGGGTGGCCGCCGGTGAGCTCCGCGCGCAGCagggcgggcgccggcgccggcgccaactACGTCAAGGTGAAGAAGGAAGGGGACGCCATCGGCAGGAAGGTGGACCTGTCGCTCCATAACTCCTACGATGAGCTCCTCGCCACGCTCGGCCGCATGTTCCCGGCCACCAGCAACCATGGTAGTAGTATTATTATTCCATTAGAATTCAGAGGATCTGCAATCATCCAATCAACCTATTCTGATTCCTGAATTATTGCCATGGCGTGCAGACGGCAAGGAAATCAGCAGCTCCACCAGCCATGTGGTGG
This window of the Panicum virgatum strain AP13 chromosome 1K, P.virgatum_v5, whole genome shotgun sequence genome carries:
- the LOC120645462 gene encoding auxin-responsive protein IAA9-like isoform X2; the protein is MELELGLAPPNAHHPMINNHLAVADELSSSSSDSSARGKRGFREAFQQETLLPLFDDGSCRKNKKPLVGWPPVSSARSRAGAGAGANYVKVKKEGDAIGRKVDLSLHNSYDELLATLGRMFPATSNHDGKEISSSTSHVVVTYEDGEGDWMLVGDVPWDDFARSVKRLKILG
- the LOC120645420 gene encoding AP-1 complex subunit gamma-2-like isoform X4; the encoded protein is MDTVEKIVEDFASDIAMSSFSSGTRLRDMIRAIRACKTAAEERAVVRRECAAIRTAISENEPALRHRNMAKLMFIHMLGYPTHFAHMECLKLIAAAGYPEKRVGYLGLMLLLDERQEVLMLVTNSLKQDLNHPNQFIVGLALCALGNICSAEMARDLSPEVERLMRSREVNTKKKAALCSIRIVRKVPDLAENFMALAASLLKEKHHGVLISAIQLCTELCKASKDALEYLRKNCIEGLVRILRDVSNSSYAPEYDVSGIADPFLHIRVLKLMRILGQGDADCSEYMNDILAQVATKTDSNKNAGNAILYECVQTIMGIEATSGLRVLAINILGRFLSNRDNNIRYVALNMLMRAIAVDALAVQRHRTTILECVKDADASIRKRALELVFLLVNDTNVKPLTKELIDYLSIADPDFKGDLTSKICSIVEKFSQEKLWYLDQMFKVLSLAGNHVKDDVCHALIVVLSNASELQGYSVRSLYKALQAYGKQGSLVRVAVWCIGEYGEMLVNNVGMLDGEEKITVTESDAVDAVEIALNRHSADATTGAMCLVALLKLSSRFPSTSERVKQIVARNKENAVLELQQRSIEFSSIIQRHQSIRSSLLERMPVLDEASYLVKRATATQATISANKHAPTVAPGGLKLPNGVAKPTSAPLADLLDLSSDDAPASTTTSTTTPNDFLQDLLGIGGVSTSTAGVPSTASTDILMDLLSIGSSPLQNGTPGQESKPVHAVPEAIDLLGSLSSTTSVSETKPTRLVSQGMDLLDGLSSSTSVSGLEKTVHPSITAFQSTTLKITFDLKRQPGNPRETTIHATFTNLTSSTYTDFIFQAAVPKFIQLKLDPASGNTVPANGNGSVTQGLSVTNNQQGQKPLAMRIRMSYKVNGEDRLEQGQVSNFPSGL
- the LOC120645420 gene encoding AP-1 complex subunit gamma-2-like isoform X2; its protein translation is MDTVEKIVEDFASDIAMSSFSSGTRLRDMIRAIRACKTAAEERAVVRRECAAIRTAISENEPALRHRNMAKLMFIHMLGYPTHFAHMECLKLIAAAGYPEKRVGYLGLMLLLDERQEVLMLVTNSLKQDLNHPNQFIVGLALCALGNICSAEMARDLSPEVERLMRSREVNTKKKAALCSIRIVRKVPDLAENFMALAASLLKEKHHGVLISAIQLCTELCKASKDALEYLRKNCIEGLVRILRDVSNSSYAPEYDVSGIADPFLHIRVLKLMRILGQGDADCSEYMNDILAQVATKTDSNKNAGNAILYECVQTIMGIEATSGLRVLAINILGRFLSNRDNNIRYVALNMLMRAIAVDALAVQRHRTTILECVKDADASIRKRALELVFLLVNDTNVKPLTKELIDYLSIADPDFKGDLTSKICSIVEKFSQEKLWYLDQMFKVLSLAGNHVKDDVCHALIVVLSNASELQGYSVRSLYKALQAYGKQGSLVRVAVWCIGEYGEMLVNNVGMLDGEEKITVTESDAVDAVEIALNRHSADATTGAMCLVALLKLSSRFPSTSERVKQIVARNKENAVLELQQRSIEFSSIIQRHQSIRSSLLERMPVLDEASYLVKRATATQATISANKHAPTVAPGGLKLPNGVAKPTSAPLADLLDLSSDDAPASTTTSTTTPNDFLQDLLGIGGVSTSTAGVPSTASTDILMDLLSIGSSPLQNGTPGQESKPVHAVPEAIDLLGSLSSTTSVSAETKPTRLVSQGMDLLDGLSSSTSVSGLEKTVHPSITAFQSTTLKITFDLKRQPGNPRETTIHATFTNLTSSTYTDFIFQAAVPKFIQLKLDPASGNTVPANGNGSVTQGLSVTNNQQGQKPLAMRIRMSYKVNGEDRLEQGQVSNFPSGL
- the LOC120645462 gene encoding auxin-responsive protein IAA9-like isoform X1, encoding MELELGLAPPNAHHPMINNHLAVADELSSSSSDSSARGKRGFREAFQQETLLPLFDDGSCRKNKKPLVGWPPVSSARSRAGAGAGANYVKVKKEGDAIGRKVDLSLHNSYDELLATLGRMFPATSNHGNGKEISSSTSHVVVTYEDGEGDWMLVGDVPWDDFARSVKRLKILG
- the LOC120645420 gene encoding AP-1 complex subunit gamma-2-like isoform X3 produces the protein MDTVEKIVEDFASDIAMSSFSSGTRLRDMIRAIRACKTAAEERAVVRRECAAIRTAISENEPALRHRNMAKLMFIHMLGYPTHFAHMECLKLIAAAGYPEKRVGYLGLMLLLDERQEVLMLVTNSLKQDLNHPNQFIVGLALCALGNICSAEMARDLSPEVERLMRSREVNTKKKAALCSIRIVRKVPDLAENFMALAASLLKEKHHGVLISAIQLCTELCKASKDALEYLRKNCIEGLVRILRDVSNSSYAPEYDVSGIADPFLHIRVLKLMRILGQGDADCSEYMNDILAQVATKTDSNKNAGNAILYECVQTIMGIEATSGLRVLAINILGRFLSNRDNNIRYVALNMLMRAIAVDALAVQRHRTTILECVKDADASIRKRALELVFLLVNDTNVKPLTKELIDYLSIADPDFKGDLTSKICSIVEKFSQEKLWYLDQMFKVLSLAGNHVKDDVCHALIVVLSNASELQGYSVRSLYKALQAYGKQGSLVRVAVWCIGEYGEMLVNNVGMLDGEEKITVTESDAVDAVEIALNRHSADATTGAMCLVALLKLSSRFPSTSERVKQIVARNKENAVLELQQRSIEFSSIIQRHQSIRSSLLERMPVLDEASYLVKRATATQATISANKHAPTVAPGGLKLPNGVAKPTSAPLADLLDLSSDDAPASTTTSTTTPNDFLQDLLGIGGVSTSTAGVPSTASTDILMDLLSIGSSPLQNGTPGQAESKPVHAVPEAIDLLGSLSSTTSVSETKPTRLVSQGMDLLDGLSSSTSVSGLEKTVHPSITAFQSTTLKITFDLKRQPGNPRETTIHATFTNLTSSTYTDFIFQAAVPKFIQLKLDPASGNTVPANGNGSVTQGLSVTNNQQGQKPLAMRIRMSYKVNGEDRLEQGQVSNFPSGL
- the LOC120645420 gene encoding AP-1 complex subunit gamma-2-like isoform X1; translated protein: MDTVEKIVEDFASDIAMSSFSSGTRLRDMIRAIRACKTAAEERAVVRRECAAIRTAISENEPALRHRNMAKLMFIHMLGYPTHFAHMECLKLIAAAGYPEKRVGYLGLMLLLDERQEVLMLVTNSLKQDLNHPNQFIVGLALCALGNICSAEMARDLSPEVERLMRSREVNTKKKAALCSIRIVRKVPDLAENFMALAASLLKEKHHGVLISAIQLCTELCKASKDALEYLRKNCIEGLVRILRDVSNSSYAPEYDVSGIADPFLHIRVLKLMRILGQGDADCSEYMNDILAQVATKTDSNKNAGNAILYECVQTIMGIEATSGLRVLAINILGRFLSNRDNNIRYVALNMLMRAIAVDALAVQRHRTTILECVKDADASIRKRALELVFLLVNDTNVKPLTKELIDYLSIADPDFKGDLTSKICSIVEKFSQEKLWYLDQMFKVLSLAGNHVKDDVCHALIVVLSNASELQGYSVRSLYKALQAYGKQGSLVRVAVWCIGEYGEMLVNNVGMLDGEEKITVTESDAVDAVEIALNRHSADATTGAMCLVALLKLSSRFPSTSERVKQIVARNKENAVLELQQRSIEFSSIIQRHQSIRSSLLERMPVLDEASYLVKRATATQATISANKHAPTVAPGGLKLPNGVAKPTSAPLADLLDLSSDDAPASTTTSTTTPNDFLQDLLGIGGVSTSTAGVPSTASTDILMDLLSIGSSPLQNGTPGQAESKPVHAVPEAIDLLGSLSSTTSVSAETKPTRLVSQGMDLLDGLSSSTSVSGLEKTVHPSITAFQSTTLKITFDLKRQPGNPRETTIHATFTNLTSSTYTDFIFQAAVPKFIQLKLDPASGNTVPANGNGSVTQGLSVTNNQQGQKPLAMRIRMSYKVNGEDRLEQGQVSNFPSGL
- the LOC120645420 gene encoding AP-1 complex subunit gamma-2-like isoform X5 — encoded protein: MARDLSPEVERLMRSREVNTKKKAALCSIRIVRKVPDLAENFMALAASLLKEKHHGVLISAIQLCTELCKASKDALEYLRKNCIEGLVRILRDVSNSSYAPEYDVSGIADPFLHIRVLKLMRILGQGDADCSEYMNDILAQVATKTDSNKNAGNAILYECVQTIMGIEATSGLRVLAINILGRFLSNRDNNIRYVALNMLMRAIAVDALAVQRHRTTILECVKDADASIRKRALELVFLLVNDTNVKPLTKELIDYLSIADPDFKGDLTSKICSIVEKFSQEKLWYLDQMFKVLSLAGNHVKDDVCHALIVVLSNASELQGYSVRSLYKALQAYGKQGSLVRVAVWCIGEYGEMLVNNVGMLDGEEKITVTESDAVDAVEIALNRHSADATTGAMCLVALLKLSSRFPSTSERVKQIVARNKENAVLELQQRSIEFSSIIQRHQSIRSSLLERMPVLDEASYLVKRATATQATISANKHAPTVAPGGLKLPNGVAKPTSAPLADLLDLSSDDAPASTTTSTTTPNDFLQDLLGIGGVSTSTAGVPSTASTDILMDLLSIGSSPLQNGTPGQAESKPVHAVPEAIDLLGSLSSTTSVSAETKPTRLVSQGMDLLDGLSSSTSVSGLEKTVHPSITAFQSTTLKITFDLKRQPGNPRETTIHATFTNLTSSTYTDFIFQAAVPKFIQLKLDPASGNTVPANGNGSVTQGLSVTNNQQGQKPLAMRIRMSYKVNGEDRLEQGQVSNFPSGL